A DNA window from Carnobacterium funditum DSM 5970 contains the following coding sequences:
- a CDS encoding phosphatase PAP2 family protein → MDQLIANPIVASATQNKTSFFIFITRLGGVPVMSTAVVLFSSFLIWQSKNKRLAIWYISQSILGAGALNILVKVLFQRERPTIEHLVIQGGFSFPSGHSMGSLISYGGIAFLIFYLYKKSTLSIGVLVIAILLILLIGLSRIYLGVHFPSDVIGGYLLGTSWLTLLIALFPKLIKQN, encoded by the coding sequence GTGGATCAACTCATTGCTAATCCAATCGTGGCAAGTGCCACACAAAATAAAACAAGCTTTTTTATTTTTATTACTCGTTTAGGTGGGGTCCCAGTCATGTCTACTGCTGTCGTATTATTTAGCTCTTTCCTTATTTGGCAATCAAAAAATAAACGCCTAGCCATTTGGTATATTTCACAATCGATTTTAGGAGCTGGTGCATTAAATATACTTGTAAAAGTACTTTTTCAAAGAGAGCGACCTACAATTGAACATTTAGTTATACAAGGAGGATTTAGTTTTCCAAGTGGACACTCAATGGGCTCATTAATTTCTTATGGCGGGATAGCGTTTTTAATCTTTTACCTTTACAAAAAAAGCACGCTGTCTATCGGTGTCTTGGTCATCGCTATTCTTCTAATCTTATTAATTGGTTTAAGCAGAATTTATCTTGGGGTTCATTTTCCATCAGATGTTATCGGAGGTTATTTATTAGGTACTTCATGGTTAACACTATTGATTGCCCTATTCCCAAAGTTAATAAAACAAAACTAA
- a CDS encoding tRNA (mnm(5)s(2)U34)-methyltransferase: protein MIENALRYSHTLLKSTIINGDKVIDATVGNGGDTVLLAKLVGKTGHLFGFDVQAQAIKTTKEKLLFTGLLQQVSLYNEGHEKLNLFVPANIEIAAAVFNLGYLPTGDKQIITKGETTIQAIEIILPRLRKGGLIVLTVYSGHPEGDLEKSAILEFTKQLSQDLFTVLYYGFINQKNSPPFLIAIEKR from the coding sequence ATGATTGAAAATGCACTTCGCTACAGCCATACCCTCTTAAAAAGTACCATTATAAATGGTGATAAGGTTATCGATGCAACGGTTGGAAACGGTGGAGATACTGTCTTATTAGCCAAACTAGTCGGGAAAACAGGTCATCTATTCGGTTTTGATGTTCAAGCTCAAGCGATTAAAACGACCAAAGAAAAATTATTATTCACCGGTCTTTTACAGCAAGTTTCTCTTTACAACGAAGGTCATGAAAAGTTGAACTTATTTGTACCAGCGAATATAGAAATTGCAGCAGCCGTTTTTAACTTAGGTTATTTGCCTACAGGGGATAAACAAATTATCACTAAAGGTGAAACAACTATCCAGGCCATAGAAATTATTTTACCGCGTTTAAGAAAAGGCGGCTTAATAGTATTGACAGTTTATTCTGGTCATCCAGAAGGAGACTTAGAAAAATCAGCTATTTTAGAATTTACTAAGCAACTCTCACAAGATTTATTTACTGTTTTATATTATGGATTCATCAACCAAAAAAATTCACCACCCTTTTTAATTGCTATTGAAAAGAGATAA
- a CDS encoding helix-turn-helix domain-containing protein produces the protein MAKYHADLKLKIVKEYQNGTLTYDLLAKKYGMPSSSPIKQWVNLYTHYGKEGLIRKKTKEVYSVHFKLDVLQFMKRTGASYQETANSFGIREFSIIANWNRAFNKKGIEGLKFQPKGRPPMSKHPKKKIESEETMSKEQELKHENELLRLENAYLKKLKAYEENPDAYLEKHKRRWHSSSKKKDTN, from the coding sequence ATGGCTAAATATCATGCTGATTTAAAATTAAAAATTGTAAAGGAGTATCAAAATGGAACGTTGACATATGATCTATTGGCAAAAAAATATGGTATGCCAAGTTCATCACCTATAAAACAATGGGTCAATCTTTATACTCATTATGGAAAAGAAGGGCTAATCCGAAAAAAAACAAAAGAAGTCTATTCTGTTCATTTCAAACTAGATGTATTACAATTTATGAAACGAACAGGTGCTTCTTATCAAGAAACGGCTAATTCCTTCGGAATCAGAGAATTCTCTATCATTGCGAACTGGAATCGTGCATTTAATAAAAAAGGTATAGAAGGCCTGAAATTTCAACCAAAGGGGCGACCTCCTATGTCTAAACATCCAAAGAAAAAAATAGAAAGTGAAGAAACTATGTCTAAAGAGCAAGAACTTAAGCATGAGAATGAGCTTCTACGCTTAGAGAATGCTTACTTAAAAAAGTTAAAAGCTTACGAGGAGAATCCGGATGCCTACCTCGAAAAGCACAAGCGGCGTTGGCATTCGAGCTCAAAGAAGAAGGATACAAATTAA